In the genome of Delphinus delphis chromosome 15, mDelDel1.2, whole genome shotgun sequence, one region contains:
- the AURKA gene encoding aurora kinase A isoform X2 — MDKCKENSISGPKTTVPLGDGPKRVPVTQQFPSQNPVSANSGQAQRVLCPSNSSQRVPSQVQKLVSSQKPVQPLKQKPTQAASAPRSVSRPLSNTQKSEQPQLPAPGNNPEKEAASKQKNEESKRQWALEDFEIGRPLGKGKFGNVYLAREKQSKFILALKVLFKAQLEKAGVEHQLRREVEIQSHLRHPNILRLYGYFHDATRVYLILEYAPLGAVYRELQKLSKFDEQRTATYITELANALSYCHSKRVIHRDIKPENLLLGSSGELKIADFGWSVHAPSSRRTTLCGTLDYLPPEMIEGRMHDEKVDLWSLGVLCYEFLVGKPPFEANTYQETYKRISRVEFTFPDFVPEGARDLISRLLKHNPSQRPTLKEVLEHPWITANSKPSSSQKKESASKQS; from the exons ACTACAGTTCCACTTGGTGATGGCCCAAAACGTGTTCCGGTGACTCAGCAATTTCCTTCTCAGAATCCGGTGTCTGCGAACAGTGGCCAGGCTCAGCGGGTCTTGTGTCCTTCAAATTCCTCGCAGCGTGTTCCTTCACAAGTGCAAAAGCTTGTCTCCAGCCAAAAACCCGTACAGCCCCTGAAGCAAAAGCCGACGCAGGCAGCCAGCGCCCCTCGTTCTGTCTCCAGGCCGCTGAGTAATACCCAAAAGAGCgagcagccccagctcccagcacctG GAAATAATCCTGAAAAGGAAGCGGcatcaaaacagaaaaatgaagaatcaaaAAG GCAGTGggctttggaagattttgaaattGGTCGCCCGCTGGGTAAAGGAAAGTTTGGTAATGTTTATTTGgcgagagaaaaacaaagcaagtttATCCTGGCTCTTAAGGTATTATTTAAAGCTCAGTTGGAGAAAGCAGGAGTTGAGCATCAGCTGAGGAGGGAAGTAGAAATACAGTCCCACCTTAG GCATCCAAATATTCTCAGGCTGTATGGTTATTTCCATGATGCTACCAGAGTCTACCTAATTCTGGAATATGCACCCCTCGGAGCTGTCTATAGAGAACTTCAGAAACTGTCAAAGTTTGATGAGCAGAGAACTGCTACT taTATCACAGAATTGGCAAATGCCCTGTCTTACTGTCATTCAAAGAGAGTTATTCATAGAGACATTAAGCCAGAGAACCTGCTCCTCGGATCATCTGGAGAGCTTAAGATCGCAGATTTTGGGTGGTCAGTACATGCCCCATCCTCCAG GAGAACCACCCTCTGCGGTACCCTGGACTACTTGCCGCCTGAAATGATTGAAGGCCGGATGCATGACGAGAAGGTGGATCTCTGGAGCCTTGGGGTGCTTTGCTATGAATTTCTAGTTGGGAAGCCTCCTTTTGAGGCAAACACATACCAAGAGACCTACAAAAGAATATCACGG GTGGAATTCACATTCCCTGACTTTGTGCCAGAGGGAGCCAGGGACCTCATTTCCAGACTGCTGAAGCATAATCCCAGCCAGCGGCCCACCCTCAAAGAAGTACTTGAACACCCCTGGATCACGGCAAATTCAAAACCATCGAGTAgtcaaaaaaaagaatcagctagCAAACAATCTTAA
- the AURKA gene encoding aurora kinase A isoform X1, with amino-acid sequence MDKCKENSISGPKTTVPLGDGPKRVPVTQQFPSQNPVSANSGQAQRVLCPSNSSQRVPSQVQKLVSSQKPVQPLKQKPTQAASAPRSVSRPLSNTQKSEQPQLPAPGNNPEKEAASKQKNEESKRRQWALEDFEIGRPLGKGKFGNVYLAREKQSKFILALKVLFKAQLEKAGVEHQLRREVEIQSHLRHPNILRLYGYFHDATRVYLILEYAPLGAVYRELQKLSKFDEQRTATYITELANALSYCHSKRVIHRDIKPENLLLGSSGELKIADFGWSVHAPSSRRTTLCGTLDYLPPEMIEGRMHDEKVDLWSLGVLCYEFLVGKPPFEANTYQETYKRISRVEFTFPDFVPEGARDLISRLLKHNPSQRPTLKEVLEHPWITANSKPSSSQKKESASKQS; translated from the exons ACTACAGTTCCACTTGGTGATGGCCCAAAACGTGTTCCGGTGACTCAGCAATTTCCTTCTCAGAATCCGGTGTCTGCGAACAGTGGCCAGGCTCAGCGGGTCTTGTGTCCTTCAAATTCCTCGCAGCGTGTTCCTTCACAAGTGCAAAAGCTTGTCTCCAGCCAAAAACCCGTACAGCCCCTGAAGCAAAAGCCGACGCAGGCAGCCAGCGCCCCTCGTTCTGTCTCCAGGCCGCTGAGTAATACCCAAAAGAGCgagcagccccagctcccagcacctG GAAATAATCCTGAAAAGGAAGCGGcatcaaaacagaaaaatgaagaatcaaaAAG AAGGCAGTGggctttggaagattttgaaattGGTCGCCCGCTGGGTAAAGGAAAGTTTGGTAATGTTTATTTGgcgagagaaaaacaaagcaagtttATCCTGGCTCTTAAGGTATTATTTAAAGCTCAGTTGGAGAAAGCAGGAGTTGAGCATCAGCTGAGGAGGGAAGTAGAAATACAGTCCCACCTTAG GCATCCAAATATTCTCAGGCTGTATGGTTATTTCCATGATGCTACCAGAGTCTACCTAATTCTGGAATATGCACCCCTCGGAGCTGTCTATAGAGAACTTCAGAAACTGTCAAAGTTTGATGAGCAGAGAACTGCTACT taTATCACAGAATTGGCAAATGCCCTGTCTTACTGTCATTCAAAGAGAGTTATTCATAGAGACATTAAGCCAGAGAACCTGCTCCTCGGATCATCTGGAGAGCTTAAGATCGCAGATTTTGGGTGGTCAGTACATGCCCCATCCTCCAG GAGAACCACCCTCTGCGGTACCCTGGACTACTTGCCGCCTGAAATGATTGAAGGCCGGATGCATGACGAGAAGGTGGATCTCTGGAGCCTTGGGGTGCTTTGCTATGAATTTCTAGTTGGGAAGCCTCCTTTTGAGGCAAACACATACCAAGAGACCTACAAAAGAATATCACGG GTGGAATTCACATTCCCTGACTTTGTGCCAGAGGGAGCCAGGGACCTCATTTCCAGACTGCTGAAGCATAATCCCAGCCAGCGGCCCACCCTCAAAGAAGTACTTGAACACCCCTGGATCACGGCAAATTCAAAACCATCGAGTAgtcaaaaaaaagaatcagctagCAAACAATCTTAA